The nucleotide window ACAGTTGCCCTCATTGAATTTCACATCCCTGCTTGCTACAATCCTTTTAATGGATGGATCAAAGACTCTATACCCTTTCTTTATGTTGCTATAGCCAATAAAGACTTTAGGCATGGACCTCTTTTCTAGCTTAGTCCTTTTTTCAGCTGGCACAAGTATGTAGCATATGCAGCCAAACACCTTTAAGTGTGAGACAGTTGGCTTATGTCCAAACCAAGCTTCAAATGGTATTTTTCCTTTGACTGCATTTGTTGGCAGTCTGTTGAGCAAATACACAGAGGTATTTACTGCCTCAGCCTAAAAGATGTTAGGCATTTTTCCTTCAAACAACAGACATCTGGCCATATCAAGAACAGTTATGTTCTTTCTCTCACAAACACCATTCTACTGTGGTGTGTAAATGGTGGTTAGTTGATGCTGAATTCCAGCATCATCACAAATCTTCTGAAACTTTTGAGACATATATTTAGTCTCATTATCTGAACTCAATATCTTCAGCTTGTAACTTGCTTGATTCTCAGCCAATGCCTTAAACTTGCATAAGAAATCAGCCATATCTAGCTTTTGTTTCAAGAAACTCACCCAACAAAATCTGGTGTAGTCATTAATAAACAACACAAAATACCTGCTGCCATTCAAGGAAGAAGCCTTCATGAGTCCACAAATATCATTATGGATCAGTAGGAGCCTCTCTTGAGCTCTCCAAGCTTTGTTAACAGGAAAAGGTAGTCTGGTCTGCTTGCCAAGCTGACAGACCTCACATACATCATTCTTAGGCTCGATCTTGGACATGTTTTCAACTAGGCTTATCTTATGCAGTAAACCAAGTGACTTATAGTTCACATGCCCCAACCTCTTGTACCATAAACATGATTCATCAGTCAGAGCAGTATGTGCCTTTACTTCCAACTGATTCACTTCTAAAGTGAAGGATCTATCATGTATAGCTACTTTTACTAGCTCTTGACCAAAAAAATCCTTGACCACACAATTTTTTCCTTCAAAAATAAGAGAGTAACCCTTCTCTAACAATTGACCAACACTAAGTAGATTCTTATCAATATCAGGTACAAAAAGAACTTCTGAAATGATTTTGTTACCTGATTGAGTGTAGATCACAGCCTTGCCTTTGCCTTTGGCCTTAATGAACTCACCATTCCCAATTCTGACTTTGGACACAACACTGGTGTCTAGCTCCCTAAACATGCCTTTATCTGATACCATGTGACGAGTGCAGCCACTTTCAATCAACCGATTCTTTTCGACTTTGCTCGAACttgtaatcaaattaaaattgagGGTTTTACTCTATCAAGACTACATGAAAAACATgtcgaatttagcctataaatagattgTTGTGCCGCACATTTAGAGGTAGCCTTTGGAGTGCTTTTAGTTCGTTATttgtttattcttttaattacttgGTATTTTTCACTGTTGTGTTAGGCTTTGATTGGAGAGCTTATATTTGATATAAGTGATATTTTTAAGATAGTGATTTCTAACAGTCGAGGTCGATGTTGATATTGTAATTAATTCTTTGTGTAAGGGTAGATTGAGTTTAAACCAATAGGTGATTCAGAAGATTGTTGAGCGGGACTATGCAGAATAAAATTATTTCCGAACTGAGTTAACAAATGACTACTTGCAAAATCTCTCTTTACTTCTCTATTTTTTGTTTCTATTTCACTATTTGATTAATACAATGACTAAACACGATATTGAACAATCATCCTATGATTTTTCAAATATGTTTAGGTGAAGATCATGCCACAACTGTTTCGCTACCAATTATTCACTTTATCATAGACATTGAGGACCATCCACATAAGTCCGAGATGTCTTGGTGAGAGGGTAAGCATCGAACATGTCTTGTTTAGGGTGCGATTCCATGGCAAAAGGGTGACTCCATATTATGGGTGAGCTCTCAGATCTTTTACTCTTGAATTGGATGGAACTTGTTGCCTATTTATGTTGGGAAATTTGGATGATACGCAATGCTTGTTTACTGGAAAGTACTCGGAAGGATCCAATTATTTCGACTTGGCGAAGAGCTCTCCACGACCAAAATCAAATGGAGAGCAGCAGCCCAACCCGAATAGCTAGTGACTTTGTTACACaattattatcatcattattgTTATTCATATTCAATTATTTCCAAGACTAGAAATTGCATAAATTCAAGGGTGAGTAATCAAAACAACAAATCTTCcaattaaattctaattaaacCACAGCCAAAACTGATTCATGGCGCTGGTGTCTTCTTGAATACCTTCCTCTTATGCCTGATGCCAAAAGGAGTGATTTCTTTAGAGCACAAATCAGAGCCGTGCCAAACGTTCCGAGGCAGATATCTTCGGAAATAGAAACTTTTTGAGCTGAGACCAGACTCTTCCAATGCCTCAACCTGCGCAAAACCTGGACGCCAATCGTCGCTTCCCGATAGCTTTAGATACAAATAGCAAATTTGTGATTCCATGCATTGGCCTGTCACTTGAAACTCATCTACCAAGCAAGCCTGGAATGGTTTTCTGGGAATGTCGTCGAGGACAAGAGGCTGCAATGGATCCACTTGCCTTACATGCTTGGAGTTTAGATGGTGAACTATCATGTCATTAGATTTTTCATCACCAAATCTCAGGCTCACATGGTCTGATGTGTCAGCACCCTTTGTGCATGTGGTTTGTATTGTCACTGTGTAGCTGCAGTTTCTCTACAAAGCGTATTTCAGCATTACCTTAAGTAGGCTGTGCTATTCAACTCTTAGTAAAGATCATACTAAACTATAAATTGGAAAGCAATTTATGCAAAGTTCATTACCTTGATGTTTTGAGGGAGGTTTTCACCTCCTGCAATCAAAGCAAGTAAAAATACGCAACAAGCAACGATGAGTCCTCTGCGACTCCTTATGATCTCCATTGTTGTTTCTCCCAAAGCTTAAAGACAAGACTTTAAGTTTTCATAAAGTGTTGTTGAAATCTATGGCTGGGGGTTTATAATGATGGGGTGGGTCATTCATTCTTTCCTTGGCATACTCAAAAAGTTAATATTCCCTCTTTGGTTGCTTTAGGAAATTGATTAACAAAGTTTACTTCACTTTTACTTATACCAATTTGATTTATCACGGATAATTTGCACTTTTGTTAGGCTGAGCAAAGCATATGATTGATGTCCTAATTAACGATGAGAAAGTGGTTGCCCgagtattattaattattttggtatgacataaactttttttttttttacattattgGGTCGTGATGGTATGATAAGATTTAAACAaagtgttaaataaatatttaaaaaaattaactatcCTTCTATACAACATTTGAccgattatattttatatttatattgaaaTACATCTTATACGTATAACTTCATATAAAATGTGCTAAAAATAGTACAAATTCGGAAGAAAAAAAATACATGCTTACTATCTTGTAAAAGGAGGTTTATATCACGACTTGACACTTCAAGTTATATCCATGTTTTATTCGAAAAAAAAAGTTATATCCATTTTTCTCACATACttataaactttttttttaatctcATTTCACTATATAAATTATTCTCCCATTATAACTTTTAGTTCAAAAGGTTAatggtataaaaatatatatggcACAACCAACCAATGGGAATATGCCATATGTTTACCTTTTTTATCATGTCATCTATGACCTAGCCATTGATTGTTgatcattttaatttatatatttttaaaattttaaatttttgaattatttatattatatatggtgttctataattttttattttatataatgatATATTATAAAAAGaagttttgattttttaatttaataatttttatgatttttataatttttatgatttttatattttatatttttatttgacagatattaaatttaaccttcaatgtttacaatttttttatcaatttgactcTTATCCTTTTTTAGATAAAGTACACcaatagtcactcaactttgattaaaataacaaaacagtcaccaaaatttaaaaagcTACAACTTAGTCACTAAACTTTTCGAAAGTAACAAATCAGTCACCCGGGCTTATTTTCCTTTACATGCATATTAATAGACAACCTACATGGCCTGTTAGGGTGCCACGTTGGACATGGTCCCACcatcaaaattttttttcttttaattgttaTTATTAATTTCCTAAACAAATACAACCAACACtttttttcatttaatattcTCTTCTCCCTTGTACATTCAAATTTTCTTTGTTCTGAAGCAACTCATAAACAACAgccaaaaaacccaaaaatcgaTGTCTGACTATCGCGCCGACTTGCTGGTGGTGGTCAAAGAACTCCAAACTCTTAACTAGTCTCTCTTTAACCCTTTGAACATGCATCCAGAGTCTGATTCTCCAAAAATTACCCCGAACTACTCGAATCTATGTTTGAATTTTCAAACTACGCCTTGCCTGATCTCAAAATCCGACCATCGAATTGCGGCCCCTCCTACATTCTTACCCTTCAGATTTATAAGACGATGACCCAATACCTCAAAATTGGCCTCAATGTTCctcttatttcttttttttctttatattttgtttcttcttcctttgattttgTTTCCTTTCTCTCAGGCTTCCACTTGGTTTTCCTTTGGAGTTTTTTTTTTGTCGTTTATTTTGCATTTTTTGTGTTGTTATTGGTGTGAATTTTTTGGTTGTTGAGGGTGTGGTGAGGATGTGTTTATGGTGTTGATGGTAAATGGAGTAATTGTGAGGGGGTTTGGATTTGATAATTTTGGTGATGTATGGTGGTTAGTTAACTAGATATTGGTGGTGATTAGTGTTCAGAGAGGTTGATGATGGTGTGGTTAAGAGAAGaacaaattcaatttttttttaaagttttctagaaaaaagaaaagaaaagaggagtTGAAAGAGGTTAAAGCAAGAAGCGAAATTAACACGACGCGCGAGACGGTTGAAGCGGGAAGCAGATATGGTCAATCTAAAGAGGTTACTAGAATGAGTTCTGAGATACCCACTGTGATCTTcatttcatcttcttcttcttcttccatgtaacacccttaacccgtatacGTTGCtggaatagggctacgaggcattaccgatcaattacaacatacaacatacatttctcatacatgaaatttattatcacataaattttaatcaaacataatcatattgtcccttataaggctatacgagaccttaaaacatgcttaaaaaagATTCGGGATTAAACAGATAACATTTGGAAACTTTGAAAAACTCATATAATTTTCATGCATACAAGGACCACACAtccgtgtgaacaggtcgtgtgcctcacacaaccaccagacatgcccgtgtcaaaggctatgtgaaaatagggcatacatactgacttgcaccacacggcagaagacacgcccgtatgccatgGCCGTGGAAAAACTGGAGGGTATGctgacttgagtcacacagccagccacacacccatgtgtcagcccgtgtgtcacacacggccagtagacacgctcatgtgtctaagccgtgtaactcactgacttgtttaaCTAAGTTACAGCAGACACATGGTCGAGTCACAACTcatgtgctcaaccgtgtggagagtaaataggcttggtttaagccacatttctcacccaccTCAAGCATACCTAAACTACAACAttacataccatttcaattcacttataggcagccaaaacataccaattcatatacaaatcatgccATCTCATCTTCAACCATTTCATTACTCAAATCATAAccataaacataccaaaacaatatgtcattatcaataatttcaactatctttgtaacaccccttacccgtattcgatgacGGAACAGGGTAAAAAGTGTTACCGAACATAAACTtacacaatcatacaaaaccgagacatgaatttttgtccaaatttaaaacttttcattcacatgcatattgtcccttatatgggccttcaaggcccaaaacatacattgggtgtggcTCGAGACTCAACCAAGAACTCTCAGAACTTATACAACactacttagaaaatttttcctattttagagagtcacacacgcctgtgtggcttgggacacactcatgtcctcagcccgtgtaactctttgtttatgatgtcatcaactaaattgatgtcacacggccaagtcacacacccgtgtgcttaggccgtgtcctctatacggctgagacacacagccgtgtctctgcctgtgtgtttactactgagcattctattttaccaaattagggtgcaagggacacactgccggatcacacgcccatgggggcagaccgtgtgtcacacatgatctagacacacgcccgtgtgattacccgtgtggacaactttgatgtaacatctcgaaatagggcctaaaaagaatagtggttgcgaaaccataaatctgagatagaaaagtttatttcaattaatttttataatttaccgagtgattagatgcatgtgttagagtattgataagaaattttatagagtgcatgtttaatttgccttttaggactaaattgcaaaagttgcaaaatatgtgttctaattcataagtacttgattgaaatgggggtttaaagaggaggtccttaaatggtaattagaccattatatttcgtttggacaaaaatgggcatgaataggacaaaattttaaagaaatgccttaagggcattttagtcatttggtaattaaaagaaataaaaagggaaaataaagccaaaattgactcatctttttcatggaggccgaaattagcatgggggaagccatggctagggttttcaagctttccaagctcaatagtaagtccgttctagccccgtttttcaagttctttacaatTTTGGAATctcgataacttgattaagcttattctagcaataatttaagctagggttcatatttggaaaaatacccataggtgaaatgtgtttattttgatgttttatggtagaatatgaaggctgaaattatgttaaacaacttttactaagcggttttaagcaaaaatgagtaaaatggcttaatcggtaaaagttgttattgttcataactatgtgttagagtgagaatttgatgtttccatagaagggaaaaattatcagcatgtcatgaaacataagaataagggatgaagtttaattcccgagcctaggggaaaaagtgtaaatatgcaaaagtttaggggtaaaattgtaattttgcaaaagtttgagttaaggactatttttaatagtacattaattaaataagtaaaatattatgttttagatcccggaaaatgagatttgaatctagaatgggagaaaaatcgaaaatcgggaaagttggtaaaatggccgttttagtattgaggtaagttcatatgtataataagcattaatttatgcatgtttcaatgtaaaattgatatatttactatgattgtcgaggtgttgaaagtaagtataattatgatgatttaaatgttcaatattaattcgacatggaaatgagaaagtatgtaagtttgtatgtaaataatacattatctttattatgtttttgtatttcaacatattttatgtattgtagctgatttttgaatcataattgactattggaagtatggaatcaagcattaaaaagagagagaaatcccagttgaaccttcggaaagattagatgatacagatggtatgtagctaggtcacatgtatgatgctgagtgcacatcatgtgtacaagagagctacgagacattatgatgtagctaggtcgcatgggtgatactatgtgtacaccatttagacaagagagctacgagatatatgtagctaggtcgcatgcatggttccaggtgaaggataccatgtagacaagagagctactagataaactggctaggtcacatgggtggtactaagtgttcaccatgtgtacaagagagccaaaattatatgtacaatcgagctaggtcacatgagtggtgctaagtgaaggccactatgtgtacaagagagcttcgattttaaaggtaggttgtgtgcgataccattgtgtatctgttattaatccgaagcgttcaactaggaaattgattaaatgaaattgtgtatgactttgtgatgataagtgaaagtatatacgtgtgtaacttatgagcaatatgctcgatatgtgattggaaattggaaagattgttatgggaaagtgatgaatacaattgaagtgtgaaagatcaaaattgacaataaaactgttctagatagttacagtgacgtgaatctaaaaatttaccaaaaatagtagaaattgaatcagaggctgaatgagatatcaaattagagcttaatgagttattatgagatatttaagtttttgagagactggttcaaaatgactacgtgatcccctgttctgacttcgagaaatcattaaaaattgtacaaaaataattagggaatataatttatattcctgaaatccttaatgagtctagtttcaaatgaaataaaagataacatcctttgaattctgtagGAGGAGAAAATTGATaatagtgaagagtagtcagaacagttgagcagtgaaataggggtaacttcaatgaataaactgtactaattggctagaccaaaaattttgaaaattttatggtaagaatatacgtgaatctagtttcaaggaaaattaacggtttgtaatttttagttttgtaactccagaaataaataatttagttgctggtactctgctagacagcttattttgaacctgtttatgattgtaatagtgaaagtatgtgtgtttgtgatggtaatattccgggaacatattgtgactttatttaaagtatgataatgtattgtttattaatatttacatacttacttactaagctataatgcttactcctttcctttccattttcctatagtgtcgcggatgttagctcgagttggaggtcgccggaggttaaatcacactatcaaactattg belongs to Gossypium arboreum isolate Shixiya-1 chromosome 7, ASM2569848v2, whole genome shotgun sequence and includes:
- the LOC108487059 gene encoding embryo-specific protein ATS3A-like; the protein is MEIIRSRRGLIVACCVFLLALIAGGENLPQNIKRNCSYTVTIQTTCTKGADTSDHVSLRFGDEKSNDMIVHHLNSKHVRQVDPLQPLVLDDIPRKPFQACLVDEFQVTGQCMESQICYLYLKLSGSDDWRPGFAQVEALEESGLSSKSFYFRRYLPRNVWHGSDLCSKEITPFGIRHKRKVFKKTPAP